In a single window of the Arachis hypogaea cultivar Tifrunner chromosome 6, arahy.Tifrunner.gnm2.J5K5, whole genome shotgun sequence genome:
- the LOC112756075 gene encoding uncharacterized protein: MGSVPVLKWPRNGYRKLNHKESDNALLPMAELKKGNKASFEKSQSCLESSDESYDKQLYGWYGAIQRQIRRSQYQMRYSQPVRITVSIVVLLCLIVLIAIRAM; this comes from the exons ATGGGATCCGTACCTGTGTTGAAGTGGCCTAGGAATGGTTATAGAAAGCTGAATCATAAAGAATCCGATAATGCACTACTTCCAATGGCCGAATTGAAAAAG GGCAACAAGGCATCCTTCGAAAAAAGTCAGAGTTGTCTTGAAAGTTCTGATGAATCTTATGACAAGCAACTTTATGGATGGTATGGTGCCATTCAGAGACAGATTCGAAGATCTCAATACCAAATGCGATACAGTCAACCAGTTCGAATAACAGTTTCCATTGTTGTTCTCCTTTGCTTGATTG TTTTAATTGCGATTCGCGCTATGTAG